DNA from Bacteroidota bacterium:
TAATGTTTTGGTGTTGCAGTTTTTGCACGTAGTGGTTGAAACTATAAGTAGGTACTAGGAAGAAAAGTGGCTGAAAAAGTAACAGCTTCTTTTGATCACGATGGTTCTCTTGGTTTAAAATTTTGAACTAAGCATGCTAGTTTTGCGTTCGTTTCCCTGTGCTTTGTCAAAGAATCCAGTTCTCTCTCTTAGGTCATCTGAACTGTCATAGCAATTATTTTCTTTCTCTGGTTGTAAGCATGCTAGTGTTGATTCCAGTGGCTGGTAGGTAGCTTGGGTAGCTCATCATTCATATTCTGACTGTGATGCATTCTTAGTACTTAACGATGTACACAAACTCTTGTTCTCTTCGTTTGTGTTTTAGTGAAGCCAGCCAGTCTGGTATCCCATCGTGTGCTGACATGGCCATGCAGTTGCACACCAAGCTGCTGCGGTTGCTGTCACTCTTGTGTGGAGACCCTACTGTCATGCAGGACAAGGTAAGGGAATCATGTCATTGTCTTCCTTCGGAGATGACTGAGCATATGGCTTTGGTGTTCTCTGTGCTCTGGGTTTTGCATATACATATATTCGTATTGTATTGGAGGCAAGACATTGGAGGACACTGCTGTTCTCTCATTACTTCGCTCTGCCTCATGAGCTGCTTGCCCAGTACAAATAGTTATACCCGCCTCTTTGATATCGCTTGTCATCGTCCCTTCAGGAATCCAAGATTGTCTCATTGATGACTAGTGCTGTTGGATTCAATTGGAATGTCCTGGGACTGAAGTAAGTTCAATGCGGTCTGATGTTTTTGTGCTGGTCACGTGCTTCTAACGGGCAGTCTCTGTTCTGGAGCTCACTGAGAACAATATTCTCTATTTCTTCTTCTGCAAGCGCAATAGAGCCTCAAATGCTGGTCTGTGCCCTTGGGCAAGCAGCTCGTTGAGAACATCCTTGTGGAGCTTGCCTGATACTGACTCCTGTACACGTTCAGCTGATCTCTGAGTTTATCCTGGACGTTTCTCAAGGCATGACAGAAACACCCAGGCTCCTCAGTGTCCAAATCAGGGATGTTTCGCTGGACGAGCACCCTGCCGCCAGTGTCTCTAATCGCAAAGTTTCCATGTGTGCTATTTAGCAGGGGAGGTGAGACAGAGTATTGACACAAACTTAAAGGACAAGTGCACCAAAAAAACAAGTGTGGCCGTATCGACAGAGCCTGAAGCCCTGATTCCAACTAGCCAGGTCTCGCCATAATCGAAGAAGGAATACTTGCGATACGACGCCTCAAAGACATGGCCTCCCGGGGTCACGTGATCCTGATGACGCACGTATTGCTTAGCTTCCCGGGATTGGACGTGCATTCAGTGCATTTGACCGTGAAAATGTGTGTCCATTCAAGGAACCCAGAAAGGCAATTTCACCCTCGCGTTCTTGGTGATGATCCTGAGCCGGTGGATGATCCTGAACCGGTGGACGAGCCTGAACCAGCCGCAGAGCCCAGATGGACAGCTTTTGGTGATGGACTTAAGGGCAATGGCATATACGATCTAGTATTTGATGGAGATGGAAATCTCTATGTCGCCGGATGGTTCTGGAAAGCAGGTGACGTTGCAGTTAATAATGTGGCAAAATGGGATGGTACCAGGTGGACTGCGCTTGGCGAGGGCGTGAATGATCAGGTTAGAGCGCTGGCAATGGACGCTAACGGCAATCTCTATGCAGCCGGTTTGTTTACCAAAGCCGGTGGCAATCGCGTCTTAGGCATAGCAAAATGGGATGGTAGTACATGGTCTGCTCTGGGAGAAGGAATTATGGGGCAGGGGACTAACGTATACGTTACTGGCATAGCAATTCACGGGACCTCCCTTTACATCAAAGGATTTAATTTCTACGTGCACTACGACAGATTTACAGGTATCAGAACAGGTCAAGGTCTTGCGAAATGGGACATCGACTCATCTCAGTGGACAGGTTTAGGCTCAGCTTATATGCCGCCAAGCACCGTTTTTGTTTCAACATTCGCGGTAGATAGCGATAACAATCTCTTGGTGCGGCGTGTGAGACCAAGTAGCGGCAAACCTGAAATAGATCTCGCAAAATGGGATGGTACAACATGGAGTCCCTTCGATTCAGGAGGCAACAGTGATGCTGATGCCCTGACTTACCAATATGGCTTGGTTGCTAATGATAACAACGGCAACCTCTATGCGGCAGGACCCTTCACCAAAGTGGACGGCACGGAGGTTAATACTGTTGCCAAATGGAATGGCTCTAAATGGTTAGCACTTGTCGAGGGAATGGATGAAATTTTAGAGCTTGGAAGGATTTATATTTTGGCGGTTGATAGTAATGGCAACGTATATTCGGGGGGAAATGGAAGCATAGTGAAATGGGACGGAACATCTTGGACTGTCTTTAACAGATGGGAACTTCTTTTGGGGACTACTGGAAGTGCGTTTACGTCACTGGCATTTGATGCAGACGGTAATCTTTATGCGGTTGATGGCTTCAAGAATTCGCTTCTTTATGTTGTTAAGTTTGAATAACCAGTAACTTCTCCCTCTCTGTAACCAATTCAAACTAAACCAAAACAGCCATGCCCGATTCCAGGGGCATGGCTGCATTGGTTAAAGCTTCGTCCATAATATGGACGAAAACACTTGGCAATTGCCCAAACCTGGGGGCTCCACTTTCAGAAGATGGAAGCAGGAAAACACGACCAGATTTAGCATTACCTTTAGTGTTATTTTGGAGCGCCTATTGATCCACCTACATTTCAACCCTCACGACAAAGCCACCCAAGCACCATACCTTAAACCCATAAATATACCTGTTACAGGCACATTGTAGCCTCCGCCCTGTATAAGCGCGACATTACAAGCTATCCTCTTTCAAAACCTATTTCCACGCGGTTGCATGGCCTCGCATCCTCCCTTTCAGCTCTTTAATACCCTGAGCAATTCCATAGAAACGCTCGAACCCCGGACACCTGGAAAACTTCGGATGTACTCTTGTGGCCCGACCGTTTACTCTTACGCCCACATTGGTAACTTCCGCACATTTCTCACGGGTGATCTTATTTTACGCGTAGCCAAAGGGATTGGATGGGATGCACTTTATGTGAGCAACATTACTGACGTGGGCCATCTCACAGAAGATGATGTTGCAGATGCAACTGGCGAAGACAAAATGGCAAACGCGCTCAAATCCAAAGAAGGCGAGCAGTTTATCAATGTCTGGGACCTGGCACGCTATTACACCGAAGCGCTGCTCGAAGACTGGCAGTCGCTCAATATGCACGAGCCCGATGTACGCCCCCGTGCAACCGAGCACATCACACAGCAGATTGAAGCCATTGAGCAATTGATTGCGAAAGGCCACGCATACGAAACCGAAAATGCCGTCTACTTCGACGTAAGCAGCTTTAAAGATTACGGCAAACTCTCCGGCAACAAGTCGGAAGACAACCTTGTCGAAGCGGTGCGTGATATTGTTGTAGATGCCGAGAAGCGGAATCCCCGTGACTTTGCGTTATGGAAAAAGGATGAGAAGCATCTCATGCAATGGTACAGTCCGTTTGGCCGCGGCTTTCCAGGCTGGCATATCGAGTGCTCTGTGATGTCGATGCAATACCTCGGTGAGCATTTTGACCTGCACGGCGGCGGCGAAGACCTGATTTTCCCACACCATGAATGCGAGATTGCCCAGGCAGAAGGCCTGACCGGCAGCACCTTTGCTGACATGTGGGTGCATACCCGCTTCTTGCAAGTCGAAGGCGAGAAGATGTCGAAAAGCAAAGGCAACTTCTTTACGGTGCGGCAGCTGACTGCGCCGGCAGAAGAAGGCGGCAAAAACATCGACCCGTTTGCCCTCCGCCTCGCCCTGATTTCCGGGCACTACCGCAAACCGTTCAACTTCACTTTCAAAAACCTGAAAGATTGCGCGCGTATTGTCGACCGCTTCCGCGGTGCAGATGAGAAGGTCACCGAAGCGCTTGCTGCCGGCGAAGCTGGAGACGACCATTTGAGCGCACGACTCGATGCCATTTACGACCGCGTACTCCACGCCCTGCTCGATGACCTGAATACGCCGCTGGCGATAGCTGCTGCGCTTGAAGGCGCCAAACTCATCCATGGATTTAAAACGTTGTCGGCTGACGCGGCAGCGGGTTCGCGCAAATGGCTGGATGGCGTCAATGCCCTCCTGGGTATTTACAGCTACGACAATGGCGCACAACTAT
Protein-coding regions in this window:
- the cysS gene encoding cysteine--tRNA ligase; its protein translation is MASHPPFQLFNTLSNSIETLEPRTPGKLRMYSCGPTVYSYAHIGNFRTFLTGDLILRVAKGIGWDALYVSNITDVGHLTEDDVADATGEDKMANALKSKEGEQFINVWDLARYYTEALLEDWQSLNMHEPDVRPRATEHITQQIEAIEQLIAKGHAYETENAVYFDVSSFKDYGKLSGNKSEDNLVEAVRDIVVDAEKRNPRDFALWKKDEKHLMQWYSPFGRGFPGWHIECSVMSMQYLGEHFDLHGGGEDLIFPHHECEIAQAEGLTGSTFADMWVHTRFLQVEGEKMSKSKGNFFTVRQLTAPAEEGGKNIDPFALRLALISGHYRKPFNFTFKNLKDCARIVDRFRGADEKVTEALAAGEAGDDHLSARLDAIYDRVLHALLDDLNTPLAIAAALEGAKLIHGFKTLSADAAAGSRKWLDGVNALLGIYSYDNGAQLFDTAEADPIAEKVEQLIVERKAARNARDFARADEIRDELDAMGVELKDTPEGTKWSRKLSI